From Lolium perenne isolate Kyuss_39 chromosome 5, Kyuss_2.0, whole genome shotgun sequence, a single genomic window includes:
- the LOC127304278 gene encoding U-box domain-containing protein 51-like: MLHHGRNSTPLLVWYDPIRIAWEMATAVAFLQCQADCRPDPIIHRDIKPANILLDQNLASKVGDVGLSTALLLPATNLSHGGQQSSTCRRPRLVKHTASCHDGQVRRVSAERRDAADAHGEDVAAGARRLAHAVEAALEDSGNDFTDMLDVRDRMRVAAGRGAGASRAAAPVHRDFVQGQPRLHIKGRRC; this comes from the coding sequence ATGCTTCACCACGGCCGGAACAGCACGCCGCTTTTAGTCTGGTACGACCCCATCCGCATCGCCTGGGAGATGGCCACCGCTGTCGCGTTTCTCCAGTGCCAGGCCGACTGCAGGCCGGACCCCATCATCCATCGTGACATCAAGCCAGCCAACATCCTGCTCGATCAGAACCTCGCCAGCAAGGTCGGTGACGTGGGCCTCTCGACGGCGCTGCTCCTCCCGGCCACCAACCTGAGCCACGGAGGCCAGCAGTCCAGCACCTGTCGTCGTCCACGATTGGTCAAGCACACGGCGTCATGCCACGATGGTCAAGTCCGACGTGTATCCGCTGAGCGTCGTGATGCTGCAGATGCTCACGGGGAGGACGTCGCCGCTGGGGCTCGCCGCCTCGCTCACGCCGTCGAGGCTGCGCTGGAAGACAGCGGCAACGACTTCACGGACATGCTGGACGTACGCGACCGGATGCGAGTGGCCGCTGGAAGAGGCGCAGGAGCTAGCCGCGCTGCCGCTCCGGTGCACCGAGATTTTGTACAGGGACAGCCAAGGTTGCACATCAAAGGGCGGCGCTGTTAG